The DNA region CCTGGAGGAACGTCGGTTCGACCGCGTCCAGTTCGGCCGGCCAGGCGTTGCGCTTGGTCATCGCCTGGATGTGGTCGATGGGGTGGTCGGGGTCGTACATGGAGTGCACGAGGGAGGCGAGCCGGCTCTGGCCGAGCGGCTGGCGGACCCGGATGTCGGCTTCGGCGAGCCGCGCGCAGATGTCGGTGAGTTCGCGGGCCATGACGACGGCGAGCCCGGCGTCACGGTCGACCTTGCGCCCGTTGAGGGGACGGGCGGCACGGGCCATGGCGTTGGCCTCGGCGGCCAGCTCACGGCTGTAGTGCATGCAGGCGACGAGGTAGGCGCGGTGCTGTTCGCTGGAGGTGGAGACCATCGACTGCAGCTGGTCGTAGGAGTCGCGCAACCAGCCGGGTGCGGTCTGGTCGCCGCGCTGGGCGACGTCCTTGGCGTGGGCGTCGGGGTCGGCGGGCAGGGTGCGCGCCAGCATCTGAAGGCGCGTCACGAACCCGTCGCCGTTGGCGACGTGCTTGAGCAGTGTGCCGAACCGGTCGACCAGGGCCTCCTGGTCCTCGCTGTCCCGCAGGCCGACTCCGGGGCCCTCGATCTCGATGGCGGCGGTCACCGTACGCCGGTCGGCGTGCAGCAGTACGGCGATCTCGTCCGGTCCGAAGGGGGCGGCGAGCCAGCTGATCCGGCCGATACCCGGGGGTGGCCCGATCTCTACCTCGCGGCCGTCGGCGCTCACCCCCGCCTCCATGGCGGCCGAACGGTAGGCCGTGCCCCGGCGCAGGGAGCGTTTGAAACTGCGGTTGATCTCGAACCACTTGTAGAACGTGCGGCCCTTGTAGGGCAGGTACACGATGGCGAGGGCGAGCATGGGGAAGCCCACGAGCGTCACGATCCGCAGGGAGAGGACCGGGACCAGGAGCCCGCTCATCATCCCGAGGAACGCTCCGCCGATGATCAGTGCGATCTCGCCGGTCTCGCGGTTCTTGCCGACGATCGCGTTCGGCCGGGCGCGGCCGATGAGATACGTACGGCGAGGCGCGATGGTGTGGGACTGGGCCGTCAACGCCCGCCACCTCCTGTGTTCGTGCTACCTGTGCTGCCGGAACCGCCGCCCCGTGAGGGGCGGCTGCTGTGGGGGGTGCCGGCAGTGGGCCCGGACCCGCTGCGGGGCGAAGGTGCGGCGGAGGGGACGTTTCCGCCGCCGGCCCCGCCCCCGCCAGGACCGCGGGAGCTGTGCGCGGCGACACCGCCGCTGACCGGGTTGGCCGGGCGCCCGCCACCACCGCCGTCCCCGCCGCCGTTACGGCCGCTGTGGGTCTTGATGCCCTGGGAGACGAGAGCGGCGGGCGAACTGATCAGCGCGGCGGCCTGGGAGCCGTCGGTGGCCTGCTTGCGGTTGGTACGGGCACCCTGGATCTCGTCGCCGAAGCCGGGGACGAAGCGGTAGATCATGGCGGAGGCGAAGATCGCCAGCAGGATGATGGCGAGGCCGGAGATGACGGCGGACATCGCGTTCGGACCGTCTTCCTCGGCGAGCGCACCGGCCAGTCCGAGCACGATGACGATCACCGGCTTCACCATGATCACGGCGATCATGATGCCCGCCCAGCGGCGGACGTGGCCCCACATGTTCTTGTCGACCAGCCCCGCGTACACGACGACGCCGAGAAGGGCGCCCACGTAGAGGAGGGCTGCCCGGATGACGAGTTCCAACCACAGGACGCCGGCGGCGAGGACGGACACCAGCGAGACGACGATCAGCATGATCGGACCGCCGCCGATGTCGGTGCCCTTCGTGAGCGCCTCGGCGAAGGAACCGAAGAAGACGTCGCTCTGGGATCCGGTGGCGCCGGAGATGACCGAGGTGACGCCGTCGGTGGCGGACACGACCACGTAGAGGACGAGCGGGGTGAACGCGGAGGCGAGGACGGTCAGCCAGAGGTAGCCCACGGCCTCGGACATCGCGGTGGCGAAGGGCACTCCGCGCATGGCCCGCTTGGCCACGGCGAACAGCCACAGGATGAGCGTGAGGACGGTGGCGGCGGCGAAGACGATGGAGTACTGCTTGAGGAACGTGGTGTTCGTGAAGTCGACGTTGGCGGTCCCGTCGACGGCTTCACTCAGCTTCCCGATGGTCCAGGACGCGGCGTCGGCACAGCCACGGGCCAGGGAGGAGAGGGGGTCGAGGGCGTCGTCGATGGGTGGCGGGGTGCTGCGTTCGGTGCCGCTGTCGCCTTCGCAGTAGTCCTTGGCGGGGCCGCGGATGAGATCGCATGGGTTGTTACTAGCGCTCGGCGAGGGCATCGGTGAAGGATCAGCAGTGGCGCGGTCGGCGAGTAGGACGACAGCGACTTGCACACTGCTCAGCACGGCCATGAGCCAGAGTGCTCGGCGCGAGCTCTTACCGGGCATAAGTAAACCCTCCGAACTGTTCCACGGCGTCGGCCATCTCCTCAGCCGGGGAGGCGACCTGGTCACGCCCAACTGGTGTGGGGCCGTCCTCCTGCGTGAAATCGGTGACTTTCCAGTCGCCGTTTACCCACTTCAGTTCGTAGGTGGTCGTGTACCAGCTTTCGGACACCGGGTTCTGTGAACCTTCACCAGCCAGGCCGAAGAGGGCCGAGTACCAAACGGCGACGCTGGCTGTGTCGCCCCCAAACTTCTCGACCTTCGCTCCGAAAGGGCTGACCCGTGAGATAAAGGTCAGGCCTGCTGGCGTGCTGCCGTCGGGGTTCAGGCCGATTCTCGCCAGGAACTCCTTGCCGGAATAGACACCGTCGAGAGCATCCTGCCGAGCAGCGGCGACGTCCGGGGCGTACACGACGGCGGCGATTTCGCGACGTCGGGTCTTGTCGAACATCTCGGCTGACCCCAGGGCGACTCCGTAGTTCGCCGCCGCGCTCTGCGCCCCCTGCTCGTCATGCGCGAAGCCCGACGCGATCGTGCCGTTCTTACCCGGCACCGGCTTGACGCCCGTCGCCGCGGTCGGGCCCGCGCCGGCAGCGGACGACTTCTTGCCGTCGGTTCCGCCCGGTGCCTTGCCGCCGTCCTCGCCGCCACCCAGGTTCGCGAAGGCGATGGCCGCCAGGAGCAGCACGACCACGCCCACCACCATCACCAGCGAGCGCGAGCTCCGCGTGGGCCGTCGTCCGTAGCCGTCGTTGTCGTCGCCCGGCAGGCGCGTCCGCGTCTGACGTGTCCCGCCGATGGTGCTGTACGGGTCCTTCGTACGGCTGCCCCGTTCGTCGCCGTATCCGCGCTCGTCGCCCTGGCTCATGCCGCGTACGCCCCCTCAGCCGTGTGCAGTGACGCCCGATACGACGGTAGCCGTGATGGTTCCCGCGCAGGCGGGTGGTGGTGACTCGACATCAGGGGACGCAACCTCTGCCGGTGGGCACAACGGGACGGGTGGGTGGAGGAGGAAAAGCCGGGCAAGCGTACTGACGTGAGGTCAGACCGCCATTCCGTACACGATGGTGAACAGAGTGCCCAACGACCCGATGATGAAGACGCCGGTCAGTCCCGCCACGATCAGGCCCTTGCCCTGTTCGGCGCTGAACGTGTCCCGCAGGGCAGTCGCCCCGATGCGCTGCTTCGCCGCCCCCCAGATCGCGATACCGAGGCAGAGCAGGATGGCTACCGCCATCACCACCTCGATCATGATGCGAGCCTCGTTGCCCAGGGTCCCGAACGGGCCCCAGTTCGGGGCGATTCCGCCGATGATGGTGGTGATGTCGCCCTTTTCAGCTGCCAGGATCATGTAAGTCACCGCCCCTGTTGGGTAGTTCGCCGCCCGTGCCGTACGGCACGAGTCGCCCTCTATCTTCGCTGATGAAACCGGTATCGCACGACGTCTTCTGGGGTCTCTTTACCCGAATCTCGTACGTTTGACCGGTGCGGCCGCTCTGACCTGCGGCTCCCGGCGCTGCCCGCTCGCACATGCATGGTTACTCTGTGTATCACGCGCTGTGACGGCTAGCAACGAGGTGGGGATGGGATGTGGATACCGTCGCAGCGTTCGGTGGGCGCGATTCGTTCGTATGCGCTGTTCGAGAGCCGTGGGCACGCCGGTGGCGCCCGGTCGGTCGCGTCGGCGGCCGACCGGTAGGCGGGTGCCCGGACTTCTCGGCGAACGACCGCTCGTCCCTTCATCGCCCGGTGAGGTGAGGTGCGGTGCGGTTCGGTTCGGGGTGATGCGGTGCGGTGCGCCGGTGGTGCCGAGATCGTGGCCGGGGTGGCGCGGATGTCCGCGCCGTGAGGCGTGGTGTTCCGCCTGCCCCGCCTTCTCGGAAGGGCCTACAGGCCGGAGCAGGTCACAGCGGGCCGGAGCAGGGGTGTCCGGCGGTATGAGGGCGTCCGCCCGGCGTGGGGTGGCCGTCCCTCTTCCCTCACCGTTCCCGTGCGACGGCGCGGATGAGGTCGCGTGACGCCGAGCGGGGCAGGGCGACGGCTTCGAGGCGGTCGATCAGCAGTCGGTACTGGGCGAGTTGGGCGGCGGAGTCGATGAAGGCCGGTCCGTGGGACTGGTCGAGTTGCGCGGTGTCGAGAGCGGGCACGGGGCCCTGGACGTAGTACACGGACTGGCCCGACCCAGGACAGTCCGTGGCCGCAAAGGAGATGACGCGGATCGACACGTGCGGGAGTTCATCCAGCTCCAGCAGGTGTCGGAGTTGGTTCCGGGCGACGTCGGAGCTGCCGAATCTCATCCGCAGGGCCGCTTCGTGGATGACCGCGCGGTAGGGGGCGGCGCCTTCGCGGTACAGGACGCCCTGGCGTTTGATCCTGTACGACACACGGTGCTCGATGTCGGGCGGCGACATCTCGGGTACGGCTTGCCGGTGGACCTCCCGTGCGTGTTCGGCCGTCTGCAACAGCCCGGGGATGTGCATGCTGTAGGCCGCGCGCAGGCTGGTGCCGTGGTGCTCGATCTCCGCCAGGTCGAGGAGCCTCGGCGGGATCCTGTCCCGGTACTCCTCCCACCAGCCGCTTCTCCGGTCTCCGGTCATGGCCGCCAGGGCGTCGATGAGGGCCTGATCGGTGCAGGAGTAGGCACCCGCCGCGACGCGGACGCGTTCGGGGCTGACACCGAACCGTGCCACCTCGATGTTGCTGAGCTGGCCCGAGCTCGTCCCCAGCAGAGCGGCCGCCTGCGTGGTGGTCATCCCGGCGCGCTCGCGCAGCTTGCGCAACTCGGCGCCCAGCCGCGCGCGGCGCGCCGTGGGGGCTGCCCGGCCTGCCATAGGAACCTTCCTCGGGGTCGTCTGGTCGGTCTGGGTCGGTCCCGTCACTCACACGAGTGGTTCCGTTCAAGGATTCCTGTCATCGGCGGCAAGTAATCCTTGTTCGACCCTACTCTGGACTCAGGCCACCCGCCCGGAAGAACCCCGCTCGACGGAGCGACCTGGTCACCGGACACCGCTGGAGCATCCTCGACCTTCCTCCGTGAACGGAGACTTCCATGCCCGCTGCCACCGTATCGCCGCCCTGGGCCTACACCCTCCAACTTCCACGAGATCCCCGTGCACCCGGGGTGGCCCGGTCCACCCTGCGCTCGGTCCTGCGGGCCCACGGGATGGCCGAACTCACCGACACCGCGGAGCTGCTGGCCAGTGAGCTGGTCACCAACGCGTACCTGCATTCCGAGGGCGCGTACTCACTGCGGCTGCGCGGGGCCGGACCACAGCGCGTCAGACTCGGTGTCCGGGACACTGATCCGCATATCCCGGCTCCCTTCAACTGGAACGCGGAGGCCCCGGCGGTCATGGCCGAGCGGGGGCGCGGTCTCCACCTCGTCACCCTCTGGGCGGAGAGCTGGGGTGCGTACCCGGTGGGCGGCGGGCTGCCGGGGCAGGACGGGAAGCTGCTGTGGGTGGAATGCACCGGGAAGCCGGAGGACGGGCAGGACGAACTGCCCTGATTCCGGGGGTGTTCGCGAACGACGGCCCGGCCCGGCTCGTGTCGGAGCCGGACCGGGCCGCCCGTCGCCCGTTCCGCGGGGTCAGCTCGCGTACCGGGCCTCGAACGCCTGGAAGGCCCGCTCCTGGCGCCACTCCAGCTGTGCCTTCGGGCTCTTGGAGAGCAGTCGGCCACATCGATCCGACTGCGGCACCCGGCACTCCTCGACCAGCCGGAACCCCTTGCGCACCGGGTCGGTACGCCACAGGCTGCGGCCCGGCAGGAAGGAGTACTCCAGCGATGCCCGTGCCAGGTCCTTCAGATCGGGGTAGCCGAGATCGTACGTGTGTGCCGCGCGCTGGTACTCCTGGCCGATGTCGCCCCGCGACACCCCCGGATCGTCCGTGGACAGCACCACGGGCACCCCGTACGACCGGTAGACCGGGAACGGGTGCTCGACGCCCTCCACCTGGAGGATCTGCGCGTTGCTGGTGAGGGGCACCTCGACGGCGACCTGACGGCGGGCCATGTCGCGGGCCAGCCGACGCCAGTCGTCCTCGTGGACCAGGTCCACGCCGTGGCCGATCCGCTCGGCCTTCCCGGTGCGTACGGCGTCGTTGATGTGGAAGGTGAGGTCCTCCGGCTTCACCAGCCCCGGGACGAGTTCGCCCGCGTGCAGGGTGATGTGGGCGCGCGGGTAGACGCCGTGGAGGTAGTCCAGCATCCGCATCTGGAGGCGGTAGTCGCGGAGCGAGACCTCACCGTCCTCCGGCTGGACCAGGTTCACCGCGACGAACCGCTGGTCCCGTTCGGCCAGGCGCAGACCCACGGCGATCTGGGTGAAGACCCGTTCCGGGGCGCTGTTGCGGGAGACCTGGGAGATCCAGCGCACCGTGATCCGGCAGGCCGGGGACGGTGTGGCGGTGGCACAGTGCGCCGTCTCGCGGAACTCCGTGTCGGAGTCGTCCGCTTCCTGCTTGGCGTCGGCGATCAGCTGGTCGAGGCGGCCGCCGGCGAGCAGCTTGCTGTGCATGGTGGCGAAGTCCGGATGCCACCCGACCTCGTCGGCGAGTTTCTTGGCGCCGGCCGAGGTCGGACTGACCATCGTCTCCAGATAGCTCTGGTTCTGGGCGGCCGCGGTGCCCGCCACATCGGCCAGCATCTTCCCGCGGTGGGCCGTGGCCTCGCCGAACTTGCCGAACGTGGCGAAGAAGTGGTCGTGCCCGGACTCGCCCTGCGGGAAGTCCTGCATGGACCAGGCCCGGACGATGCGCTGCCGGAACGCGGCGTCGGTGAGCGCGTCGGCGGCGGGCCGCTTGCCCGGACCGCACGGGGGAGCGACGGCGGTCATGGTGGCGTCGATGCACAGCCCGTCGTCGGCGGCGAGCTTGATGAGGTACTCGGTCTTCACCGCGCCGGAGAGGTGGTTGTGCAGGTCACCTCCCTTGGGCAGCTCCTTGAAGAAGCGGCCGGCGGCACCGGTCCGGCCCTGGTGCGCGTCCAGCCAGGCGGCGGTGCGGGCCTCGGCGGCGGTCGTGGGCCGGGACGGTACGGGAGCGGCGGCCGCGGCGGCCCTGGCCGGTGGCCCGGCGGGCAGCGACGACACGAGGGCCGCCGCCGCGGCCAGCGCCGAGGTCAGCAGCAGCCGTCGGCCACGTGATGAGGTGCGGTGTTCGGAGATCACGTGTCGCATGATCTTCGAACTCCCGGGTGCGCCACCCGGTAGTGCGGGCCGCCGCTCCGTAAACCATCCGTCCGAGTGACAGACATGGGTGGACGGGGACCGGTCGGCTCGGACGTGAGTGCGGTCGGCTCGGATGTGGGCGTCCGAGTGCGGTCGTACGGCGGCCGGGCGGGGTGGATGACCGGGTGCTTCCCCGCCCCGCCCGTCGCGCGTTCGGGTGAAGCCGGGAAGCGCGGATCCCTTGGGGCGCGGGGGCAGTCGCCTCCGGGCCCCGCCCAACCGGGCGTGTCGGGTGCGCCGGGTTTGGCACAGTGCCGCTCCTGATCAGGAACGGGGTGAGCGGTGTGGCCGTGGTGGGAAGGCCGAGCGATGTCGGCGGGCCGGCCGGGGGCGGTGGTCGGCCGGACCTCCGGCACAGCGACGAGCCGTGGGCGCGGGCGGCCGACGGCGCGGAGGCACTGCGTACGCATCTGGCGCCCGTACCCGCCGAGCTCGCCACGGCGCACGGCGGGCTGTCGGCGGGAGCGGGAGCGCTGTCGGCGCTCGCGGAACTCGCTACCGTGCGCACGTCCTGGGAACGCCGGTTCGCCGCCGCGCAGGGTGAGTGCGCCGGCCTCGCCGGGAAACTCCGGGCGGTGGTACGGGAGCGGAGCAGCACGAACGAGGCCGTGAGGCGGTCCTTCGCGGAGTCGGCGGACGGGGCCGGGGCCCGGTGACGGGGGCGATCGGCCTGACCTGGACGGCGTTACGCGACCTGAGGTGTGCGGACCTGGAGGGCGCGGCCGACGGCTGGGGCCGGGCCGGCAGCCGGGCCGACGCGGCGCGGGACCGGATCGGCGGGCAGTTGCTGAACGGGCTGCGGGACACCCAGCGGGGTGAGGCGGCGGACGCGGCGGTCGCACGGCTTCACCAGTTGGACCAGAACTTCCG from Streptomyces sp. NBC_01754 includes:
- a CDS encoding SCO6880 family protein, whose amino-acid sequence is MTAQSHTIAPRRTYLIGRARPNAIVGKNRETGEIALIIGGAFLGMMSGLLVPVLSLRIVTLVGFPMLALAIVYLPYKGRTFYKWFEINRSFKRSLRRGTAYRSAAMEAGVSADGREVEIGPPPGIGRISWLAAPFGPDEIAVLLHADRRTVTAAIEIEGPGVGLRDSEDQEALVDRFGTLLKHVANGDGFVTRLQMLARTLPADPDAHAKDVAQRGDQTAPGWLRDSYDQLQSMVSTSSEQHRAYLVACMHYSRELAAEANAMARAARPLNGRKVDRDAGLAVVMARELTDICARLAEADIRVRQPLGQSRLASLVHSMYDPDHPIDHIQAMTKRNAWPAELDAVEPTFLQAKTRESTTRAPWCHATAWVKEWPMTPVGVNFLAPLLVHTPDVIRTVAVCMDLEPTEVAIERMLTEKTNDEAEASRQAKMNRTVDPRDIAAHGRLDQRGEDLASGAAGVNLVGYITVSSRSPEALARDKRTIRASAGKSYLKLEWCDREHHRAFVNTLPFATGIRR
- a CDS encoding helix-turn-helix domain-containing protein yields the protein MAGRAAPTARRARLGAELRKLRERAGMTTTQAAALLGTSSGQLSNIEVARFGVSPERVRVAAGAYSCTDQALIDALAAMTGDRRSGWWEEYRDRIPPRLLDLAEIEHHGTSLRAAYSMHIPGLLQTAEHAREVHRQAVPEMSPPDIEHRVSYRIKRQGVLYREGAAPYRAVIHEAALRMRFGSSDVARNQLRHLLELDELPHVSIRVISFAATDCPGSGQSVYYVQGPVPALDTAQLDQSHGPAFIDSAAQLAQYRLLIDRLEAVALPRSASRDLIRAVARER
- a CDS encoding ATP-binding protein; translated protein: MPAATVSPPWAYTLQLPRDPRAPGVARSTLRSVLRAHGMAELTDTAELLASELVTNAYLHSEGAYSLRLRGAGPQRVRLGVRDTDPHIPAPFNWNAEAPAVMAERGRGLHLVTLWAESWGAYPVGGGLPGQDGKLLWVECTGKPEDGQDELP
- a CDS encoding adenosine deaminase family protein — its product is MRHVISEHRTSSRGRRLLLTSALAAAAALVSSLPAGPPARAAAAAAPVPSRPTTAAEARTAAWLDAHQGRTGAAGRFFKELPKGGDLHNHLSGAVKTEYLIKLAADDGLCIDATMTAVAPPCGPGKRPAADALTDAAFRQRIVRAWSMQDFPQGESGHDHFFATFGKFGEATAHRGKMLADVAGTAAAQNQSYLETMVSPTSAGAKKLADEVGWHPDFATMHSKLLAGGRLDQLIADAKQEADDSDTEFRETAHCATATPSPACRITVRWISQVSRNSAPERVFTQIAVGLRLAERDQRFVAVNLVQPEDGEVSLRDYRLQMRMLDYLHGVYPRAHITLHAGELVPGLVKPEDLTFHINDAVRTGKAERIGHGVDLVHEDDWRRLARDMARRQVAVEVPLTSNAQILQVEGVEHPFPVYRSYGVPVVLSTDDPGVSRGDIGQEYQRAAHTYDLGYPDLKDLARASLEYSFLPGRSLWRTDPVRKGFRLVEECRVPQSDRCGRLLSKSPKAQLEWRQERAFQAFEARYAS